A window of the Dyadobacter pollutisoli genome harbors these coding sequences:
- a CDS encoding RagB/SusD family nutrient uptake outer membrane protein, whose protein sequence is MKKQILSLGTLACLTIAGCDNSLDNVKNQSSYNDDTYFTTPATISEAVTATYGLMLYKGLYSRDFYYLMDLTGNEAEADAPLLGDVLQLHDYSYAANHAQINDLWSTAYKVTFRANLVIDKAAKVTPASDAEKAKLTQYVSEAYFLKAYAEFLLVTLWGRVPIRKDYSENDEFYLPRASTEENWKQIESDLVNAIAGLPANYASANDLGRVTKGAAIALLGKSYLYQKKYAEAATQFDLLTKAPYTYDLVQNLDELFTKSPVKNAETVFDIPHKAWGGWAEGSPYYMFGSQEGSGSGKNTLTGRAMEYGWNDWRNVFISDAAVKAFTYKDETGKTYVDPRARNTFYGDKASGGDVTFCDNCTGGAKPYPFAENGNGFRWRKYEPYEYKEKGELPQSDINSQVIRYADVLLMLAEAQINVGKIAEALPLINKVRARSGAFAYTTLGTKDEAMKKIMLERQLELSGEQVRWFDLIRWGIAKQTLNAEKKEKYPTSSQSFFQDKHVLFPIPLTEKNTNPLVAKDISNDWN, encoded by the coding sequence ATGAAAAAGCAAATACTTTCGCTGGGAACACTGGCCTGCCTGACCATCGCTGGCTGCGACAACTCGCTGGACAATGTCAAAAACCAGTCGAGCTATAACGACGATACCTATTTTACGACACCGGCCACGATTTCAGAAGCGGTAACTGCTACATATGGCCTGATGCTCTACAAAGGGCTATATTCAAGGGATTTCTATTATTTAATGGATCTCACGGGCAATGAAGCAGAGGCAGACGCGCCGCTTTTGGGAGATGTTTTGCAGCTGCACGATTACAGTTACGCTGCCAACCATGCGCAAATCAATGACCTCTGGTCTACTGCCTACAAAGTGACATTCAGGGCCAATCTGGTGATCGATAAAGCCGCCAAAGTTACTCCCGCCTCGGATGCTGAGAAAGCCAAACTGACCCAGTATGTTTCCGAGGCCTATTTTCTGAAAGCTTATGCGGAGTTTTTGCTGGTAACCCTTTGGGGCCGGGTGCCCATCCGCAAGGATTACAGTGAAAACGATGAATTCTATTTACCAAGGGCCAGTACCGAAGAAAATTGGAAGCAAATAGAGTCTGACCTGGTCAATGCGATCGCAGGATTGCCAGCGAATTATGCAAGCGCAAACGATCTCGGCAGGGTTACCAAAGGAGCGGCCATTGCATTGCTGGGCAAGTCTTATCTGTACCAGAAAAAATATGCCGAAGCCGCTACACAGTTCGATTTGCTGACCAAAGCGCCTTATACCTACGACCTGGTGCAAAACCTGGACGAGCTTTTTACCAAATCACCGGTAAAAAATGCTGAAACGGTCTTTGACATACCGCATAAAGCATGGGGAGGCTGGGCCGAAGGAAGTCCTTACTATATGTTCGGCTCACAGGAAGGATCGGGTAGTGGTAAAAACACGCTGACCGGTCGCGCGATGGAATATGGCTGGAACGACTGGCGCAATGTATTTATCTCCGATGCGGCGGTAAAAGCCTTTACCTACAAGGATGAAACCGGTAAAACCTACGTCGATCCGCGGGCCAGGAACACTTTTTACGGAGACAAAGCGAGTGGTGGCGATGTGACATTCTGCGATAACTGTACCGGCGGCGCGAAGCCATATCCTTTTGCAGAAAATGGCAATGGGTTCCGCTGGAGAAAATATGAACCTTACGAGTACAAGGAAAAAGGAGAGCTGCCCCAGTCCGACATTAATTCGCAAGTGATCCGCTACGCCGATGTGCTGCTGATGCTTGCCGAGGCGCAGATCAATGTAGGTAAGATAGCCGAGGCGCTTCCGTTGATCAATAAAGTACGTGCGCGCTCAGGTGCATTCGCCTATACAACGCTCGGCACCAAGGATGAAGCCATGAAGAAGATCATGCTGGAACGTCAGCTTGAACTTTCCGGTGAACAAGTGCGCTGGTTCGACCTGATCCGCTGGGGTATTGCAAAACAAACCCTCAATGCGGAAAAAAAAGAGAAATATCCGACTTCAAGCCAGTCCTTTTTTCAGGATAAACACGTACTGTTTCCTATACCCCTGACCGAGAAAAACACGAACCCACTCGTTGCCAAAGATATCAGCAATGACTGGAATTAA
- a CDS encoding SusC/RagA family TonB-linked outer membrane protein, with product MSSRFLQKTRIVLTMLSVQQLCTAQGISFASQSAQRNAPQLEESRNKAKNLKDLLIDLGKQHQVSILFEEETVRNITITGADYRQEGSKLEKQLTDLLKPFNLRFRKAGKEAYVIVSRYEKRTPEAGVATIESATIAPVSPSESMNRPDVSISKITKAGPKEVTVKGKVSDERGEGLPGVSVVLKGSQRGVTTDISGKYEITGAGSDATLIFSFVGYLPKEEIIGNRTVVDVSLLVDTKALEEVVVIGYGTAKKKDLTGAVAVVGRKEFGDVSATSAQQLLQGKIAGVQIVNTGGLPGSNAKIIIRGVGSLTNSDPLYVIDGIQGGDINSVSTYDIQDITVLKDAASVAIYGASAANGVVLITTKKGKAGTPKVTYNGYVGVAQAWRKLDMLNATQYVQLVKDIDEVQGNKVPDKLNTPDVLVTRTDWQKEIFRNAKVTEHHVNVTGGSDKATYNFSAGYTNQEGIMKDYGYQRINLRTQLEEQIGKRIRLGQTINFKYTRTTGNAASFVEALRMPPYAPTMDPTNLGGYSKVTTIIDQNDALNPLPGIYLTEKLGRGVSNLFQLWGEMDIINGLKFRTQANIGLSNGNSYNYTGEYLNGNTKTDRKIDESYSFSVSPIIENILSYTRTLGRHDFSLTVGNTFNEGSRSRSVNLTGSGFTNDLIKQIGVSKSNSITGTGSSIYASRSYFGRLTYAFHDRYLVNASIRQDINPAFGKAYRKGNFPSVGVAWKVANEEFMKNISFVSDLKIRGSWGITGNANIGLFLTDPTVYRGYGNNNIVYSFGENKAFQQGATVTRVPNPFLKWEETTQTDFGLDFGLLQNRLQVSLDYYRRNSKDLLLDVKLPVSTGLGDVYNDASMVQNAANAVNKGFEASLSYAGQVGDFSYSISANTGYNENNVASLGNGGPIVSGTTNGGINITKTDVGAAIGSFYGFQVDHVVSSNADVNKYNEQAIGKGFKTYQDGLKAGDIVYKDLNGDGHITDADQAFLGSAIPVWTYGGSVNLSYKAWDLSMGLAGIGDVKVYNALRYWTEGTTRPFNSSTAVLNAWKKEGDITDMPRSGQNTPSNLRASDRFLENGSFMRLRNLTLGFSIPKSVLNSATGKVFSSFRIYATAMNLLTLTKYKGYDPEVSASVNDAKSFIFTKGVDTGQYPQPRTFLLGLQVGF from the coding sequence ATGAGTAGCAGATTTCTACAAAAGACCCGTATCGTGCTGACCATGTTATCTGTTCAGCAGCTTTGCACGGCGCAGGGAATTTCATTTGCAAGCCAGTCAGCCCAGCGGAATGCCCCTCAACTTGAAGAAAGCCGTAACAAAGCTAAGAACCTGAAAGACTTACTAATAGATCTGGGCAAGCAGCACCAGGTAAGCATATTGTTTGAAGAAGAAACGGTCAGAAATATCACCATTACCGGCGCGGACTACCGCCAGGAAGGGAGCAAGCTCGAAAAACAACTGACCGACCTGCTCAAACCGTTCAACCTTCGTTTCAGAAAAGCCGGTAAGGAGGCGTATGTAATCGTGTCGCGGTATGAAAAGAGGACTCCCGAGGCCGGGGTCGCCACCATTGAAAGTGCGACCATTGCCCCCGTTTCTCCCTCTGAATCGATGAACAGGCCTGATGTTTCCATTTCCAAAATAACAAAGGCCGGTCCGAAAGAGGTAACTGTGAAAGGTAAAGTTAGTGATGAACGAGGTGAAGGGTTGCCCGGTGTTAGCGTGGTGCTCAAAGGCTCTCAGCGCGGCGTTACTACGGATATATCGGGTAAATATGAAATTACCGGCGCTGGTTCGGACGCTACGCTGATCTTCTCATTCGTGGGTTATCTGCCAAAGGAAGAGATTATCGGCAATCGTACCGTGGTGGATGTTTCGCTCTTGGTTGATACCAAAGCTTTGGAGGAAGTGGTCGTGATCGGCTATGGTACTGCCAAAAAGAAAGACCTTACCGGGGCAGTTGCAGTGGTAGGTCGTAAAGAATTTGGCGATGTATCCGCCACGTCCGCCCAGCAGCTTTTGCAGGGAAAAATAGCGGGTGTGCAAATCGTCAATACTGGTGGATTGCCAGGTTCCAATGCCAAAATCATCATTCGTGGCGTCGGTTCGCTGACCAATTCGGATCCATTGTATGTGATCGACGGGATTCAGGGTGGCGATATTAACTCAGTGAGTACTTATGATATTCAGGACATTACGGTTTTAAAAGACGCAGCGTCCGTGGCAATTTACGGCGCATCGGCTGCGAATGGTGTAGTGCTCATTACTACCAAAAAGGGAAAAGCCGGAACGCCAAAAGTGACTTACAATGGCTACGTGGGCGTGGCGCAGGCTTGGAGAAAACTGGATATGCTCAATGCAACCCAATACGTTCAGCTGGTGAAAGACATTGACGAGGTACAAGGAAATAAGGTGCCCGACAAGCTGAATACACCCGATGTGCTGGTGACGAGGACCGACTGGCAAAAGGAGATTTTCAGGAATGCAAAAGTGACCGAGCATCATGTGAATGTGACCGGCGGAAGTGATAAAGCGACCTATAATTTTTCGGCCGGTTATACCAATCAGGAAGGTATTATGAAGGATTACGGCTACCAACGAATCAATTTACGGACACAGCTTGAAGAGCAGATCGGCAAAAGAATACGACTGGGACAGACTATTAATTTTAAATACACCAGGACGACCGGCAATGCCGCCAGTTTTGTGGAAGCCCTCCGGATGCCGCCCTATGCACCCACAATGGACCCTACGAACCTTGGGGGATACAGCAAGGTCACGACCATCATTGACCAGAACGATGCACTTAATCCCCTGCCAGGTATTTATCTTACTGAAAAACTGGGAAGAGGCGTTTCCAACCTGTTTCAATTGTGGGGTGAAATGGATATTATCAACGGTCTCAAATTCAGGACCCAGGCAAACATTGGTCTCTCGAATGGCAACAGTTACAATTACACAGGCGAATATTTGAATGGTAATACCAAAACCGATCGTAAAATCGATGAAAGTTATTCATTCAGTGTTTCTCCCATTATCGAAAATATCCTGAGCTACACCAGGACATTGGGCCGCCACGATTTCTCTCTCACGGTCGGTAATACCTTCAACGAAGGCAGCAGGAGCAGGAGCGTGAATTTGACAGGTTCTGGTTTTACCAATGACCTTATCAAACAGATCGGCGTTTCCAAATCCAACAGTATCACAGGCACCGGTTCGAGTATTTATGCGTCGCGCTCCTATTTTGGCCGTCTTACCTACGCTTTTCATGACAGGTATCTGGTGAATGCGTCTATCCGCCAGGACATTAACCCCGCATTTGGCAAGGCTTACCGGAAAGGCAATTTTCCTTCGGTCGGTGTAGCCTGGAAGGTTGCCAATGAGGAGTTTATGAAAAATATCTCTTTCGTTTCCGATCTGAAAATCAGGGGCAGCTGGGGTATTACCGGAAACGCGAATATTGGCTTATTCCTCACAGATCCGACGGTTTACCGGGGCTATGGAAACAACAACATTGTGTATTCTTTTGGTGAAAATAAAGCATTTCAGCAAGGTGCTACCGTTACCCGCGTACCGAATCCCTTCCTGAAATGGGAGGAAACGACGCAGACAGATTTCGGACTGGATTTTGGCCTCTTGCAAAACCGGTTACAGGTTAGCCTTGACTATTACAGGCGCAACAGCAAAGATCTGCTCCTCGATGTGAAACTGCCCGTATCAACAGGTCTGGGAGACGTCTACAATGATGCTAGTATGGTGCAGAATGCGGCCAATGCAGTTAATAAGGGCTTTGAAGCATCTCTTTCATATGCCGGACAAGTTGGCGATTTCAGTTACAGCATATCTGCCAATACAGGTTATAACGAGAACAATGTGGCATCTCTCGGTAACGGTGGCCCTATCGTGAGTGGTACCACCAATGGCGGGATCAACATTACCAAAACGGACGTCGGCGCAGCGATCGGTTCATTCTACGGCTTTCAGGTGGACCATGTGGTGTCGAGTAATGCTGATGTGAACAAATACAATGAGCAGGCGATTGGTAAAGGTTTCAAGACCTATCAGGACGGATTGAAAGCAGGTGACATTGTTTATAAGGATTTGAATGGTGACGGGCACATCACAGACGCAGATCAGGCGTTTTTGGGCTCGGCAATACCAGTATGGACTTATGGAGGCTCTGTGAATTTGTCTTACAAAGCATGGGACCTTTCCATGGGGCTGGCCGGGATCGGAGACGTGAAAGTGTACAATGCGCTGCGCTACTGGACAGAAGGTACAACCCGGCCGTTTAATTCATCCACGGCTGTTTTGAACGCGTGGAAAAAGGAGGGGGACATTACCGACATGCCAAGATCAGGACAAAATACACCATCGAATCTGCGCGCTTCCGATCGTTTTCTTGAAAATGGTTCCTTCATGCGGCTGCGCAACCTGACATTAGGATTCTCAATTCCCAAATCGGTACTGAATTCAGCGACCGGGAAAGTATTTTCAAGCTTCCGCATTTACGCGACGGCGATGAACCTGCTGACATTGACCAAATACAAGGGTTATGACCCCGAAGTAAGTGCCAGTGTGAATGATGCCAAGTCCTTTATTTTTACAAAAGGCGTCGATACAGGTCAATATCCACAGCCAAGGACATTCCTTCTCGGATTGCAGGTCGGGTTTTAA